The following proteins are encoded in a genomic region of Neoarius graeffei isolate fNeoGra1 chromosome 6, fNeoGra1.pri, whole genome shotgun sequence:
- the LOC132888257 gene encoding putative nuclease HARBI1 codes for MPILRLWFNVESELKRDFRLSRRAMDSVQKLLQTEQDHGWGSQLEVIVYVYWLAHGLSYTVVSRVFNIPKSTVHRIVHKVANKICTNLHRAISFPKTGELHAVGQGFAQLSGSPAFSNVVGAIDGSHIRIKPPARHRIDYLNYKGFYSINMQAICDSSGKFLDIFVGYPGSVHDTRVMKNSRFYTARQYPPPGYILLGDGGYPCLDTPICLITPYKEPVTGPMQGRFNHYHAKGRSIIERAFGVMKSRWRCTLFKALEIKPIFAPQVIASCAFLHNICLENGDLLEPDDDVVQDLLDPQAPREPLAANETSGNASRDRLAAQL; via the coding sequence ATGCCCATCCTGCGTCTGTGGTTCAATGTAGAGTCAGAGTTGAAACGGGACTTTCGCCTCAGCAGAAGGGCTATGGATAGTGTGCAGAAACTGCTACAAACAGAACAGGACCATGGCTGGGGTAGTCAGCTAGAAGTCATTGTCTATGTCTACTGGCTGGCTCATGGACTGTCTTATACCGTTGTCTCCAGAGTTTTCAATATACCCAAATCCACAGTTCACCGCATTGTCCACAAAGTAGCAAATAAGATCTGCACCAATCTGCACCGTGCCATCTCTTTCCCCAAGACTGGAGAGCTGCATGCAGTCGGCCAAGGATTTGCCCAACTTTCAGGGAGCCCTGCATTCAGCAATGTTGTGGGTGCAATAGACGGAAGCCACATACGGATTAAGCCACCAGCACGGCACAGAATAGACTATTTGAATTACAAAGGATTCTATTCAATTAACATGCAGGCAATATGTGATTCCAGTGGAAAGTTTTTGGACATCTTTGTTGGCTACCCGGGGTCAGTTCACGACACACGAGTCATGAAAAACAGCAGGTTTTATACAGCAAGACAGTACCCTCCACCAGGCTACATTCTCCTAGGAGATGGTGGCTATccatgtttggacacacctatctGCCTCATTACACCATACAAGGAGCCAGTTACTGGACCAATGCAGGGGCGCTTCAATCATTACCATGCCAAGGGCCGCAGCATAATCGAAAGGGCTTTTGGTGTAATGAAGAGCAGGTGGAGGTGTACTCTTTTCAAAGCCCTGGAGATTAAACCGATCTTTGCACCTCAGGTCATTGCATCCTGTGCCTTTCTGCACAACATCTGTCTGGAGAATGGGGACCTGCTGGAGCCAGATGACGATGTGGTACAGGACCTGCTAGATCCCCAAGCTCCCCGGGAGCCCCTAGCAGCTAATGAGACATCTGGAAATGCATCAAGGGACAGACTGGCTGCCCAGCTGTGA